Proteins co-encoded in one Siniperca chuatsi isolate FFG_IHB_CAS linkage group LG11, ASM2008510v1, whole genome shotgun sequence genomic window:
- the crls1 gene encoding cardiolipin synthase (CMP-forming): protein KRGRRPRDQKVGNVNGGAREDDDVFFRRISAPLFRNSANVRSLVSARCAGVCWLEPASWRHRHTPVTECARLKQSPVSGSRLFRLKGTDSRVACWSGILQQVKARPWHAQETVLLYRGGQERSVASFRSLLSPKARGLCSGKTKETPDSSPVADGNEASPVPGHGLFKFKELYENPWTIPNFLCVCRIVLAPFLGHLIIQQHFHLSLALFILAGATDLLDGYIARTWPTQKSALGSALDPLADKILISVLYVSLTYAELIPAPLTALVISRDIGLIAAVFWVRYKTVPPPVSLSKFFNPCYTTAQLKPTLFSKVNTAIQLFLVAASLAAPVFQYTDSVLLQCLWYVTAVTTAASGYSYWHYGRKTVQVLNTKSP from the exons AAAAGGGGACGGAGACCACGAGACCAGAAGGTCGGTAACGTTAACGGGGGGGCCCGTGAAgatgatgatgtgttttttcGGAGGATTTCTGCGCCATTGTTCCGCAACTCAGCAAACGTTCGCAGTCTGGTGTCCGCGCGGTGCGCGGGTGTGTGTTGGCTCGAGCCTGCGTCATGGcggcacagacacacacctgtcaccgAGTGCGCTAGGTTGAAACAGTCCCCTGTTAGCGGCTCGCGGCTCTTCAGACTCAAGGGGACGGACAGCCGCGTCGCGTGCTGGAGTGGGATCCTCCAGCAGGTAAAGGCGAGACCCTGGCACGCGCAAGAGACCGTGCTTCTGTACCGGGGAGGTCAAGAGAGGTCGGTGGCCAGTTTCCGGTCTCTGTTGTCCCCCAAAGCCCGTGGGCTTTGCAGCGGAAAGACCAAGGAGACACCGGACAGTTCCCCGGTGGCGGACGGGAATGAAGCCAGTCCGGTACCGGGACACGGGCTATTCAAGTTCAAAGAGCTG TATGAGAACCCGTGGACAATTCCcaactttttgtgtgtgtgtcgtatTGTGCTTGCTCCATTTCTGGGTCATCTGATCATCCAGCAGCACTTTCACCTCAGTCTCGCTCTGTTTATACTGGCCGGAGCTACTGACCTG TTGGATGGTTACATTGCCAGAACATGGCCCACTCAGAAGTCAGCGTTGGGCAGCGCTCTCGACCCACTGGCTGATAAGATTCTCATCAGTGTTTTATATGTCAGTCTCACCTATGCTGAACTTATACCAG CTCCACTGACAGCTCTAGTGATTTCCAGAGACATTGGTTTGATAGCTGCTGTCTTCTGGGTCAGATATAAGACTGTACCTCCACCG GTGAGCCTTAGTAAGTTTTTTAACCCCTGCTACACCACAGCACAGCTCAAGCCCACACTCTTCAGCAag gtGAACACGGCCATCCAGCTCtttctggttgcagcttctctgGCTGCCCCTGTCTTCCAGTATACAGACAGTGTCCTGCTGCAGTGCTTATG GTATGTTACAGCGGTGACTACAGCAGCGTCAGGCTATAGCTACTGGCACTACGGCCGCAAGACTGTCCAGGTGCTAAACACCAAATCACCATGA
- the mcm8 gene encoding LOW QUALITY PROTEIN: DNA helicase MCM8 (The sequence of the model RefSeq protein was modified relative to this genomic sequence to represent the inferred CDS: deleted 2 bases in 1 codon) translates to MSGEESRRGSCRGGSGGSRGGGGRGSGGWRGGGGGWRGGGSGWRGGRGGWRGGEEDGGRGGWRSRPWRGGSTGGGRGSGGTTGGGGWRGGGGSGNHQRVLCQATLDMLCPYKGWALYFTEGFIESSPSMEKIKVFEKYFTSKIHLYDKDEIERQGSVLVDYADLTGDKSVRVALPKLTTELKEQPEVILNCLGVAIHQVLTIDLEKQAAELQGEELPVATPINIPHISARLYNYEPLTPLRTLRASVFGQLVCVRGTVVRVSNIRPLCTRMAFRCLACSHTLSLPLQHGKYATPTKCIQPDCRSRSFAPNRSSPLTHTVDWQIIKVQELVGGEQRETGRIPRTVECQLASDLCDSCVPGDTVTVTGIVRVTNDGTNTGNKDQCMFLLYLEATSVSNTKGQQSKSGQGSRGSLEDRSGGEEFSLKELYAVQEIQSQPDLLRLIVHSLCPAIYGHLLVKAALALVLFGGRQKHTYKNSVPVRGDPHILMVGDPGLGKSQMLQAVCNVAPRGIYVCGNSTSTTGLTVSLSREAGTGDYALEAGALVLADQGLCCIDEFDKLGNQQQALLEAMEQQSVSLAKAGIVSSLPARTSVVAAANPIGGHYNRGKTVSENLKMGSALLSRFDVVFLLLDIPDESHDRRLSEHVMANRAGRGRTSSAIVTRTNSELETSILLEHSDMPLSERLQIPAGETVDPIPACLLRKYISYARQYVHPSLSPEAAQTLQNFYLSLRSQAHSADSTPITTRQLESLIRLTEARARLELRETATKSDAEDVVDIMKHSLADTYSDGLGNLDFERSQLGSGMSQRSAAKRLVNALHLHAQRTNQKQFDLQMLRSMADRLNIKVMDFEGLVSSLNEQGFLLKKGARLYQLQTV, encoded by the exons ATGAGTGGAGAGGAATCCAGGAGAGGCTCATGCAGGGGTGGGAGTGGAGGAtcgagaggaggagggggacgTGGTAgtggaggatggagaggaggaggtggtggatggagaggaggaggtagtggatggagaggaggcaggggaggatggagaggaggg gaggaggatggagggaggggaggatggaggagTAGGCCATGGAGAGGAGGATCAacaggtggaggaagaggttcAGGGGGcacaacaggaggaggagggtggagaggtggaggtggatCAGGAAACCATCAGAGAG tTCTTTGTCAGGCTACTCTAGATATGTTGTGTCCGTACAAAGGATGGGCACTCTACTTCACAGAAG GCTTCATAGAGAGCTCACCTAGTATGGAGAAGATCAAAGTGTTTGAGAAATATTTCACCTCCAAGATTCACCTGTATGACAAG GATGAGATTGAGCGTCAGGGCAGTGTTCTGGTGGATTATGCAGATTTGACTGGAGACAAATCTGTGCGTGTAGCGCTTCCTAAACTGACCACAGAGCTGAAGGAACAGCCAGAGGTGATACTCAACTGTTTGGGAGTGGCCATTcaccag gtgtTGACTATAGATTTGGAGAAACAGGCTGCTGAGCTGCAAGGGGAAGAGCTTCCTGTCGCTACACCAATCAACATCCCTCACATTAGCGCCAG GCTATATAACTATGAACCGTTGACTCCGCTGCGGACATTGCGTGCCAGTGTGTTTGgacagctggtgtgtgtgaggggaaCAGTGGTCAGAGTGAGCAATATCAGACCTCTGTGTACCAGGATGGCCTTCAGGTGCCTGGCCTGCTCGCACACACTGTCTCTGCCACTGCAGCATGGGAAATACGCTACACCTACCAAG TGTATCCAGCCTGACTGTCGCAGTCGTTCCTTCGCCCCCAACCGCAGTTCTCCTCTTACTCACACTGTAGATTGGCAGATCATCAA GGTGCAGGAGTTGGTGGGCGGAGAGCAGAGGGAGACTGGACGAATCCCACGCACCGTGGAGTGTCAACTGGCCTCCGACCTCTGTGACAGCTGTGTCCCTGGAGACACAGTTACTGTGACAGGGATAGTTAGAGTTACCAATGATGgtacaaaca CGGGGAATAAGGATCAGTGTATGTTCCTCCTCTACCTTGAAGCCACTTCAGTCAGCAATACTAAAG GTCAGCAGTCCAAGTCAGGTCAGGGGTCAAGAGGGTCGCTTGAAGATCGTTCTGGAGGGGAGGAGTTCAGTCTGAAGGAGCTGTATGCCGTCCAGGAGATCCAGTCACAGCCTGACCTGCTGAGACTTATAGTGCA CTCTTTGTGTCCTGCCATTTACGGCCACCTG CTGGTGAAAGCTGCTCTAGCCTTGGTGTTATTTGgaggaagacagaaacacacGTACAAGAACAGCGTCCCAGTTAGAGGAGACCCACACATACTGATGGTGGGAGACCCTGGACTGGGGAAGAGTCAGATGTTACAG GCAGTGTGTAATGTGGCTCCCAGAGGAATCTACGTATGTGGGAACAGCACAAGCACCACAG gactAACAGTGAGTTTATCCCGGGAAGCAGGAACAGGGGATTATGCTCTAGAGGCTGGAGCCTTGGTGCTGGCTGACCAAG GGCTGTGCTGCATTGATGAGTTTGATAAGTTGGGCAACCAGCAGCAGGCTCTGCTAGAAGCCATGGAGCAGCAGTCTGTGAGTCTGGCTAAGGCTGGAATAgtttcctctctgcctgccagAACGTCAGTTGTGGCTGCTGCGAACCCCATTGGAGGACATTACAACAGAGGCAAGACAGTTTCTGAAAATCTGAA aaTGGGCTCAGCTCTTCTCTCTCGATTCGACGTTGTCTTCCTCCTTCTGGACATCCCAGATGAGTCACATGACCGCCGCCTGTCAGAACACGTCATGGCAAACAGGGCAGGAAGAGGCAGAACCAGCAGCGCCATAGTTACCAGGACTAATAGCGAATTAGAGACCTCCATCCTACTAGAACACTCAGACATGCCGCTGTCTGAACGTTTACAG ATCCCTGCAGGTGAAACTGTAGACCCCATTCCAGCATGTTTATTAAGGAAGTATATCAGCTACGCTCGTCAGTATGTCCATCCCTCGCTGTctcctgaagcagcacagacactACAGAACTTCTACCTGTCACTGAGATCTCAGGCACACTCTGCTGATTCCACACCCATCACCACACGACAACTCGAGTCTTTAATTAGATTAACTGAG gcAAGAGCAAGGTTGGAGCTCAGAGAGACAGCTACCAAGAGTGATGCTGAGGATGTGGTGGACATCATGAAACACAG tctGGCTGATACATACTCAGATGGTCTGGGCAATCTGGACTTTGAGCGCTCTCAGCTTGGATCAGGCATGAGTCAGCGCAGTGCGGCAAAACGACTGGTCAACGCTCTGCACTTGCATGCTCAGAGGACCAATCAGAAGCAGTTTGACCTACAGATGCTTCGATCTATGGCTGACAGACTGAACATCAAG GTGATGGATTTTGAAGGTCTGGTGAGTTCCCTTAATGAACAGGGTTTCCTGCTGAAGAAAGGAGCCAGGCTGTACCAGCTGCAGACTGTCTGA